One Prunus dulcis chromosome 7, ALMONDv2, whole genome shotgun sequence DNA segment encodes these proteins:
- the LOC117635395 gene encoding heat shock 70 kDa protein 18-like produces MAGAESSRNVWLNLEEHFAHLSHARIYQLKSDLHEVKKDPTIPMAEYLEKIKQLKTDLAAAGAPVESQDLLHVHILAGLPEQYNPVGTWIKHNTVSSWDDLCELLLKEEMRLDPQRTLRLRHTSPPSPPQEEEYAIGIDLGTTYSRVAVWQKDHVEIIHNDHGNRKTASYVAFTETDETHLVGDAAFNQVVRNTANSIFDTKRLIGRRFSEASVQSDVKLWPFKVIEGPGDKPMIVVTHNGQEKQCSAEDITSMVLEKMRKISETYLGSTVKNAVITVPAYFNDSQRRATKDAGISAGLNVLRIMNEPSAAAIDYGLNKKAGWSSPRNVMIFDLGGGTLDVSLLTMSTSGDFEEKATAGDTHLGGQDFDSRLVKYCVEEFKRKHKVDVSRNKRALRRLKNECEKAKKRLSFESDFEVEIDCLCENTDFTITFTGAIFEQLNGDLFIKCMEPVKKCLTDANLDISIVDDVVLAGGSTRIPMVQQLLQEFFEGKELCKGVNPDEAVAYGAAVQATTLTRNGKGEFIQDYTLKDVTPLAIGLEVADNKKFIKLIPTNSLIPVKMKIKCSIKENQVSVDFRMYEGESSMPANLNFLGECSIRYIPPAPKLVHNFDVFFEIDPDGILSVFTEDKSSGQKNEIIINRDRPKNFEGTETEVKSCVCDLLHPRDTCSPNIPYQLWPSTPRRIATFVTVASLELELRLISMMGSFELGLLVE; encoded by the exons ATGGCCGGAGCTGAATCTTCACGAAATGTTTGGCTAAATCTCGAGGAACACTTCGCCCATCTCTCTCATGCTCGCATCTATCAGCTTAAATCTGATCTACACGAAGTCAAGAAAGATCCCACTATTCCGATGGCTGAGTATCTGGAAAAAATCAAACAGCTGAAGACCGATCTCGCAGCCGCCGGTGCTCCTGTGGAAAGTCAAGACCTACTCCATGTACACATCTTGGCGGGATTACCAGAGCAGTACAATCCCGTTGGTACATGGATAAAACACAATACAGTAAGTAGTTGGGATGACTTGTGCGAGTTATTGTTGAAAGAGGAAATGCGTCTGGATCCACAGCGCACATTACGACTTAGACATACTTCTCCTCCCTCTCCTCCTCAAGAAGAAGAGTACGCAATCGGGATCGATCTGGGAACGACCTATTCCCGCGTAGCCGTGTGGCAGAAGGATCATGTAGAAATCATCCACAACGATCACGGGAACAGGAAGACTGCATCTTATGTTGCCTTCACTGAAACTGATGAGACTCATTTGGTAGGTGATGCAGCATTTAACCAAGTCGTCAGAAACACAGCCAACTCCATCTTTG ATACAAAGAGGTTAATCGGTAGGAGATTCAGTGAAGCCTCTGTTCAAAGTGATGTGAAGCTCTGGCCATTCAAGGTCATTGAAGGTCCAGGTGACAAGCCCATGATTGTGGTTACCCACAATGGCCAAGAGAAGCAATGTTCTGCTGAAGATATCACATCCATGGTTCTGGAAAAGATGAGGAAGATTTCCGAGACCTACTTGGGCTCAACTGTGAAAAATGCAGTCATCACTGTCCCTGCTTACTTCAATGACTCGCAGCGCCGAGCTACAAAAGATGCGGGCATCTCTGCTGGCCTAAATGTGCTGCGTATTATGAACGAACCAAGTGCTGCTGCCATTGATTATGGCCTTAACAAGAAGGCCGGTTGGAGTAGCCCAAGAAACGTGATGATATTTGATTTGGGTGGTGGCACTTTAGATGTGTCATTGCTTACCATGAGCACTTCTGGTGACTTTGAAGAAAAGGCAACGGCTGGAGACACTCACCTTGGTGGCCAAGACTTCGATAGCAGATTGGTGAAATACTGTGTTGAGGAATTCAAGAGGAAGCACAAAGTGGATGTTAGTAGAAATAAAAGAGCTCTTAGGAGGTTAAAAAATGAATGTGAGAAGGCAAAGAAGAGACTCTCATTTGAGTCTGACTTCGAGGTTGAAATTGACTGTTTGTGTGAGAATACTGATTTCACCATAACTTTTACTGGTGCCATATTTGAACAACTAAACGGGGATTTATTTATCAAGTGTATGGAGCCTGTGAAGAAGTGCTTAACGGATGCTAACCTGGACATAAGCATTGTCGACGATGTTGTTCTTGCTGGTGGCTCTACTAGAATTCCCATGGTGCAACAGCTATTACAGGAGTTTTTCGAGGGGAAGGAGCTGTGCAAGGGCGTTAATCCGGATGAGGCAGTGGCATATGGTGCCGCAGTTCAAGCCACAACCTTGACTAGGAATGGAAAAGGGGAGTTTATTCAGGACTACACTCTCAAGGACGTCACTCCTCTTGCAATTGGTTTGGAGGTTGCAGATAATAAGAAATTCATAAAGTTGATTCCCACAAACTCACTAATTCCCGtgaagatgaaaataaaatgttctATTAAGGAAAACCAAGTTTCGGTCGACTTCCGCATGTATGAGGGTGAGAGTAGCATGCCAGCCAATCTCAACTTTTTGGGTGAATGCAGCATCCGTTACATTCCTCCAGCTCCCAAACTTGTTCATAATTTCGATGTTTTCTTCGAAATTGATCCTGATGGCATCTTGAGTGTCTTCACTGAAGATAAGTCGTCAGGCCAGAAGAATGAGATCATAATCAACCGTGACAGACCGAAGAACTTTGAGGGAACTGAGACTGAG GTGAAATCATGTGTTTGTGATCTACTTCATCCACGGGATACTTGCAGCCCCAATATTCCTTACCAACTATGGCCGTCTACACCACGCCGCATCGCAACATTCGTAACTGTTGCATCT CTGGAGCTTGAATTGCGCTTGATTTCTATGATGGGCTCATTCGAGCTTGGTTTACTTGTAGAATAA
- the LOC117635887 gene encoding heat shock cognate 70 kDa protein-like, which translates to MAEDNHAIGIDLGTTYSCVATWQADHVEILVNDHGNRTTRSYVTFTDSKRLVGDEAFNQAGRFPTNSIFDAKRLIGRRFSDETVQSDIKRWPFKVIRGEADKPMIVIKHKGQEKLFAAEDISSMVLAKMREIAEAFHCSKISEKKAVITVPSYFNDSQRQATLKAGKLAGLNVLRIINEPTAAAIAYGIDKKAGWFKKRNVMIFDWGGGTLDVSLLTIGHGVFDVKATAGDTHLGGEDLDNRMVNYCIEEFKTKQNVDIGGDAKALRKVKIACEKAKKALSFSFDTGIEIDSWYKGEDFHTTFTRDKFEELNMDIFNKCMEPVNKCLEDAKMDISEVDDVVLVGGSSRIPKVQELLQEVFKGKELCKSINPDEAVAYGAAVQAAALSGNVTGKLQDFTLLDVTPLSLGIESGKDGSSELFMNVVIPRNSRIPVRMTKTVTTRYDYQESVKFPIYEGENRIARDNNFLGEFTLHGIPPAPRHVPKFNVYFDMDANGVLSVSAEDMSTGQKKGIKINGDRTKN; encoded by the exons ATGGCAGAAGATAACCATGCAATTGGGATTGATCTGGGGACAACTTATTCATGTGTGGCAACGTGGCAGGCCGATCATGTAGAAATCCTGGTGAACGATCACGGTAACAGGACAACTCGATCTTATGTTACATTCACTGATAGTAAGAGGTTAGTAGGTGATGAAGCATTTAACCAAGCCGGGAGATTCCCCACCAACTCAATCTTTG ATGCGAAGCGGTTAATTGGTAGGAGATTCAGTGACGAAACTGTTCAAAGTGATATCAAGCGCTGGCCATTCAAGGTCATTAGAGGTGAGGCTGACAAGCCCATGATTGTGATTAAACACAAGGGCCAAGAGAAACTGTTTGCTGCTGAAGATATCTCATCAATGGTTTTGGCAAAGATGCGGGAGATTGCGGAGGCCTTCCATTGCTCAAAGATTAGTGAGAAAAAGGCAGTTATCACTGTCCCCTCTTACTTCAACGACTCTCAGCGCCAGGCTACATTAAAAGCTGGTAAATTAGCTGGCTTAAATGTGCTGCGTATTATCAACGAACCAACTGCTGCAGCCATCGCTTATGGAATCGACAAGAAGGCCGGTTGgtttaaaaagagaaatgtgATGATATTTGATTGGGGTGGTGGTACGCTGGATGTGTCACTACTTACCATAGGCCATGGTGTCTTTGACGTGAAGGCCACTGCCGGAGATACTCACCTTGGCGGTGAAGACTTGGATAACAGAATGGTGAACTACTGCATCGAAGAATTCAAGACAAAACAGAACGTGGACATTGGTGGAGACGCCAAAGCTCTTCGGAAGGTCAAAATTGCGTGTGAGAAAGCAAAGAAGGCACTTTCGTTTTCCTTTGACACTGGTATCGAAATTGACTCTTGGTATAAGGGTGAAGATTTTCATACAACTTTTACACGCGACAAATTCGAAGAACTGAACATGGACATCTTCAACAAGTGCATGGAGCCTGTTAACAAGTGTTTGGAGGATGCCAAAATGGACATAAGCGAGGTCGATGACGTTGTTCTTGTTGGTGGGTCTTCTAGAATCCCCAAGGTTCAAGAGCTATTGCAGGAGGTTTTCAAGGGTAAGGAGTTGTGCAAGAGCATAAATCCTGATGAGGCCGTGGCTTATGGAGCCGCTGTTCAAGCTGCAGCCTTGAGTGGGAACGTAACTGGGAAGCTTCAAGACTTCACTCTCTTAGACGTCACCCCTCTATCACTTGGGATTGAGTCTGGGAAAGATGGTAGTTCCGAGCTTTTCATGAATGTTGTGATTCCAAGAAACTCAAGAATTCCGGTGAGGATGACAAAAACTGTAACTACTCGTTATGACTACCAAGAGTCTGTTAAGTTCCCCATTTATGAGGGTGAAAATAGAATCGCCAGAGATAATAACTTTTTGGGTGAATTCACCCTCCATGGCATTCCTCCGGCTCCCAGGCATGTCCCAAAGTTCAATGTTTACTTTGATATGGACGCAAATGGAGTTTTGAGCGTCTCTGCGGAGGATATGTCCACTGGCCAGAAGAAAGGGATCAAAATCAACGGTGACAGAACCAAGAACTAA